CTTCGTCGCTGCGGCAACGTTTCCTGGTGGTCCTGGCGACGCTCCTGCTCATCCTGACCGGAACCTGGTCGCTCAATCGGCTGCCGGTCGAGGCCTACCCGGACCTTTCGCCGCCCATGGTCGAGATCATCACCCAATGGCCGGGGCGCGCCGCCGAGGAAGTCGAACGGCTAATTACCGTGCCAATCGAAGTCGAAATGAACGGCACCCCGAACATGACTGTCCTTCGCTCGATCTCACTCTATGGTCTGTCCGACGTTATCCTGACTTTTCGCAACGGCACGGATAACTACTTCGCGCGCCAGCAGGTCTTCGAACGCATCCCGGACCTGACGCTGCCTGCGGGTGTAACGCCCTCGGTAGCGCCGCTGTTTTCGCCTTCAGGCTTGATTTATCGTTACGTGCTTCAGAGTCCTGACCGATCGCCTCTCGAGTTGAAGACCATTGAAGATTGGATAGTCGAGCGCCAATACAAATCGGTCTCCGGGGTGGCGGACGATTCGGGCCTTGGCGGCGAGACGATGCAGTATCAGGTGCTCCTGGACCCGGTGAAGGTCGCCGGCGCCGGGCTGTCTGTATCGCAAATCGTCACTGCCCTTGGCGCCAACAATGACAACGCCGGCGGCGGGTTCTATTCGGAGGGGGGACAGTTCTATTACGTGCGCGGCTTGGGCCGGTTGCACACGCCGGAGGACATCGGCAAGGTCGTCCTGGCGGTCCATAATGGAATTCCTGTTCTGGTAAAAGACGTGGGCCAGGTCGTGATCGGCCACGCGCCGCGCCTGGGCCAGTTTGGATACCAGGACCAGGACGACGCCGTGGAAGGGGTCATTCTGATGCGCACCGGCGAGAAGACCCAGGAGGTGCTCGAGCGCGTTGAGGCCAAAACCCGGGACCTCAATCAGAACGTCCTGCCCAAGGACGTCAAAATTCACACCTTTTACAACCGAAGCGACCTGATTTCGCTGACGACCGAGACGGTCGAGCGCAATCTCCTGCGGGGCATGGTCCTGGTTGTCATCGTGCTGGTCTTCTTTCTTTATGATTTTCGCGCCGGCTTGATTGTCGCGACCACCATCCCGCTGGCATTGTTATTCGCCTTCATCTGCCTCGATTTGCGCAACGTCTCGGCCAACCTCCTCTCCATCGGCGCAGTCGATTTCGGCATCCTGGTGGACGGGGCGGTCGTGATGGTGGAGAACATCTTCCGCCAGCTCGCCGCGCGCCAAGGCCAGACCTTCACGATTATGGAGGTCATCGCCGATGCCGCGGCTGAGGTGGACCGCCCGATCTTCTACGCCGTGGCGGTGATTGCCGCAGGCTTCCTGCCGATTTACGTTTTGTCCGGACCCTCAGGCAAACTCTTTACGCCGATGGCCGACACGATGATCTTCGCGCTGATCGGCTCGCTCATCGTCACGCTGACCCTGCTGCCGGTGGTCTGTTCCTGGGCCTTCCGCAAAGGCGTTCGTGAGCGGCGCAACGCCGCCTTCGAGGCGGTCCGGTCGGCTTACACCAAGGGCCTCGATTTCTGCCTCGCACATCCCTGGGGAGTCACACTGGCGTCGGCGCTGGTGCTGGCCGGCTCGCTGTTGCTGCTGCCCGCCATTGGCGCCGAGTTCATGCCGCATCTGGACGAAGGCGCGCTCTGGATTCGCGCCACCATGCCCTACACCATCTCCTTCGAGGAATCACGCAAGATAGCGCCCCAGGTCCGCCAAATCCTGCGCTCGTACCCTGAAGTTACCGTGGTCGCCTCAGAGCATGGCCGCCCCGATGACGGCACCGACCCAACCGGCTTTTTCAACGTGGAGTTCTTCGTCGGCCTCAAGCCCTATCGTGAATGGAAAGGAAAGTATCGCACGAAAGCAGAATTAATTGAAGCCATCAACGACAAGCTCATCGCCTTTCCCGGCATCATCTTTAATTACACCCAGCCGGCTGAAGACGCGGTCGATGAGGCTGAGACCGGCCTGAAGAGCGCGTTGGCGGTGAAAGTATTCGGCACGGACCTCAATACGCTCGAGAGCAAAGGCAAGGCCATCAAACATGTGTTGGAAGGGGTTCGCGGGATCAAGGAGATCACCCTGGTCCAGGAACTCGGCCAGCCCAGCCTCACGGTGAACACGGATCGCGCCAGGATCGCCCGCTATGGGCTCAACGTGGCGGACATCAACGGGCTGATCGAGGCGGCCATTGGCGGTTCCGCCGCTACCCAAGTGGTGCAAGGCGAAAAGCAATTCGACCTGGTCGTGCGGCTGGAGCCGCAATTCCGCAGTAACCTCGACGAGATCGGCAACATCCTGGTCTCGACGCCAGACGGCTCGCAAATCCCATTGAAGGAATTTGCCGATATCCGCGTGCAGAACGGCGCTTCCTTCATCTACCGCGAGGACAACTCGCGCTATATCGGTGTGCAATTCTCCGTCGAAGGACGCGACCTGGCGGGCGCGGTGGACGATGCCCGGCGCCAGGTCCAGGCCCAAGTCCCGCTGCCGCAGGGTTACCGGTTGGACTGGGGCGGCGAGTACAAAGATTACACCGCCTCGAGGCGCCAGCTCAACGTGGTGCTGCCCCTGACCTTGTTTGTGATCTTCCTGCTGCTGTTCGCGCTCTACCGCAACTTTAAGTTCCCGCTCATCACAGTTTTGGGGGTGTTGCTGTCGGCGCCGGTGGGCGGCATCGTGGCGCTGTGGTTGACGCATACGCCCTTCTCGGTTTCCTCTGGAATTGGGTTTCTGGCCCTGTTCGGCGTCTCAGTCCAAACGGCTGTGGTCTATATCTCTTACGTGAACGAACTGCGCGGCAGCGGCATGGAATTCCGTCGAGCGATTCGCGATGGAGCGATCCTGCGGCTGCGGCCAATCATGATGACGGCGCTGGTAGCCGCTTTAGGGCTTCTTCCGGCAGCCATTGCCACCGGGGTCGGCACCGATTCCCAGAGGCCGTTCGCGCTGGTCATTGTTAGCGGCCTCTTTACGCGGCTTCTGATCAGTATTTTTCTGATGCCCGCTCTGTATGTCATCGTCGCCCGACCGTTGGACCGGCTGGAGGTATGAGCCAAACTTTAACAACAGGAACTGAATCGATGTGCTTTAACCCTCTTGGGAGCGCCCCAGGCCCGGGCCTGTCATTACGCTCTTCTTGCATGCTGCCTTGGCCAGAGGCCAAGGGCCTCCCCTATACCAGCCCCGGGCAACGCCCTGGGAAAGGCAAACCAGACTCCGGTTTGCAGGCCAACGGCCTGCCTCATAGGGAGAGCCATAAGGCCGGCCATTGTCCTGCAACCACTCACGCCTCGGCCTGCTCCCAGGGAGTGTCACCCGGGAAAATTTCTGCATGGGTCCCGCTTCTAGTCTTATTCCTGGCCGGCTGTGCGGTCGGCCCCAATTTCAAAAGGCCGGCGGCTCCCCAAGTCAGCGGTTACGCCCCGGGTCCGCTTGGCTCGACCACCGGCACGACCAATATGCCTGGCGGAGCACCGCAACACTTCCTGAGCGGCAGTGATATTCCCGCAGAATGGTGGAGATTGTTTCATTCCAAACCGCTCGATGAGTTGATTGAACTCTCGCTCAGCAACAACCCCACCATCAAAGCGGCCCAAGCTGCTCTCACCATGGCGAAAGAAACTGTCCTGGCTCAGCGAGGCGCCTACTGGCCCAGCATCACGGGAAGCTTCTCGGCGGCCCGCCAGAAGACCTCCCAATTGATTTCACCGACACCCAACTCAGGGGCGCTGTACTTTAGCTTATATACTCCTCAAGTCAGCGTCTCCTACGTGCCGGATGTCTTTGGCCTGAACCGCCGGACGATGGAATCCCTGAAGGCCCAAGAAGGGCAGGCGCGCTTTGCGCTCATGGCGACCCATATCACCCTGAGCGCGAACGTAGCGGCTGCCGCCATTCAGGAAGCCGCCTTGCGCGGACAAATCGACGCCACCCGCCAACTGGTGGACATCAACTCGAACATGCTCCAAAAACTTCAGGACCAGTACGCTAAAGGTTACGCGGCCCGGCTGGACGTTGTCGCTCAAGAGGCGCAACTGGCCCAGGTCGCGGCCACCCTGCCGCCTTTGCTCAAGCTATTGGCCCAGCAACGCGATCTCCTCTCCGCTCTTGCTGGCCGGTTCCCCAGCCAAAGCCCTGCCGCGCGCTTCGAGCTTGCCGACCTGCATCTGCCACAGGACTTGCCTCTGAGCCTTCCCTCGCAACTGGTCACCCAACGCCCGGACGTGCGCCAGGCCGAGGAAAGCCTTCACGCCGCCAGCGCCGAGGTTGGGATTGCCATCGCTAATCGCCTGCCCAATATCACCCTCTCGGCCGATGCCGGCACCATGGCCTTGGAGGCGGGTCAGATTTTTTCAAGTCCGGAAGGTTTCTGGACTTTGGCGGGAGGTTTGACCCAGCCCATTTTCCAAGGCGGGGCTTTGCTGCACAAACAAAGGGCCGCCAAGGCAGCCTATACACAGGCCGCCGAGCAATACCGGGCGACGGTCCTGACCGCCTTTCAGAATGTGGCCGACACATTGCACGCGCTCCTGCAGGATGCCAACAGCCTGCGCGCAGCGGCCGCCTCGCGAGATGCTGCCAAGGCCAGCTTGGATTTGGCTCGGAATCAATTTGAGGCCGGCTACTCCGGCTATCTCCCCTTTTTAACGGCGGAACAGGCCTATCAACAAGCCTCCATCCTCCTGGTGCAGGCCCAGGCCAGCCGCTACGCCGACACCGCGGCTCTCTTTCAAGCCCTCGGCGGCGGTTGGTGGAACCGCGCGGACCTCAGCAAAAACTAAGCGATGCAGTTTGGGACAAAATGAGCGAAGTGCAAAATGAGCAGTTCTGCTCCCTGTCACGGAACGAACATGCAAGGCCGAGGCGGGCGAGAAGCGCTTGAAACGGCTTGACCTTCGCTGGCCGCGGACCACCGGGCTAAAGCTCTGGTGTTAATGAGAGTCGAGTCGTGCGCGTGCGTGAAATACTTCGGGTTAACCAAATGACAAGACATGACCAGTCGGAAGCATTCCTGGCGAAGGTTAAGGTCGATTTGGAGCGAATTGGAGGTCTTCACCAACTTTCAAAGCGCATATTTCAACTGGCCACAGCGTCTCTTTATTACACGATGGCCCTTCTGCCCGATGGCAAGATTCTGGGCGGGGTAAATCGATTCAATCCAGACGGAACCCTGAATGAAACCTTTGCTGGCTGCGCTTATACGCAAGCGAGCGGCTTGGCGGCTAAATCCCGATGGGACTTTAGACACGACATTTAATCCCAGCACCCACGGCTTCACGTATTGCATGGTGGTCCAGCCAGATGGCGCCATTCTCGTCGGCGGCGATGCCATCGGGTCGGACATTGCCCAGGGCAGCGCGCTGGTCCGATTTCATCCCGACGGCTCCCTGGACGAAGGTTTTAAGGCGGCGATTCCTTATCCTGGCCTCGTTTTTTCGATAGCGTTGCAGGCGAACGGAAAAATGATCATTGGCGGCCATCTAACGGACGTCAGCGGTGTAAGCCGGACCAACCTGGCCCGCCTGGACCCTGATGGCTCCCTGGACCCAACCTTTAATCCTGGCGTGGGAAGCGATTCCTGGGAAGTGGACTCGCTGGCCTTGCAAGCGGACGGGAATGTCGTTGTTACAGGTCCGTTCACTACCTTGGCCGGGCAGAAGTCCTTTGATTCCGGACGGCTGCTCAATAACGAACCCGCCGTTCAATACCTGACCTTCGACGGTTCTACCGTCTCCTGGACCCGCGGCGGCTCCGCGCCGGAGGTCTGGCGGGCAACCTTCGAGTATTCGCCGGATGGCATCTCCTGGACTAACCTGGGAGAGGCCACCAGGGAGCCCGGCGGCTGGGAAATGACTGGGCTGTCATTGCCCGCCACCGGCAGAATCCGGGCGCGCGGTTACACAACCGGGGGATATGGTAATGGCTCCAGCTGGTTCGTGGAAAGCCTCTGGCCCCCGGCGCTCGTTATCTCGAATGCCCGGGTCTCGACCTCAGGCCAGGTGCAGCTCGAGGCCAGTGGCCCGAGTGGCCAAACCGTTGTGCTTGAGAGTTCGCCGGACCTCAAGACGTGGATACCTGTGGGCACCAACACCCTCCTCAGTGGAGCAACCCCGCTCATCGATCCACAGCCCGCCCAGTCTCTCATGCGTTTCTACCGGCTGCATCTGAAGTGAAGGAAGAAAGAGCGACTTGCTCCTTGGTGCCGCCCTCTCGATCCGCGGTTTGCCTGGTGGGAGCCTATTGCGTTATGCGCAATGTGGCTGGCCATCCGGCTGCTCAGGCGCATAATTGAGAATTGGTTTTATCCTGATGATTTTTAGCCTTCCACAAGTAGAGATCTCGATCCTGTAGAATTAGCTTTGCCAGATCTGGCCAGAAACGACCTTCGAGTCGCGGCGGGCGCGCCAATCCTTACCATGTAAAATCAGGTGCTTTGGAACGCAAGGCTGCTCAAGCTGCTCAAGCTGCAGGCCAATTAAAATACACTCTTTTCTCAGAATGGGAATCCCAGGGAAAACAACACCGTCCCGGAAGGATCGCCTGGCCTTGGATTGAGGTTATATCCGTATTCAAGCCGGACCGGTCCAATCAAACTTCTCCAACTCAGACCGAGGCCGACCGAGAACAACGCGGTATCAAAGGGATAATGGTCGATGTGTTCGGCGAATCCGAGATTGTCTGAGAACAGCACCACCGACCATTTTGCCGTCAGGGCTTGCTCCAGTTCGATCGACCCCAGCAGGTAGCACTCCGCGCCCAGGATTTGGCCCAAAGCGTTGCGCGGCGAGGCCTCGCCCTCCTGGTAACCTCGAATGGAATTGTCCCCTCCGGGAAAAAAACGCGAATTAAAAGGAAGATTGTTGGCTGCACTGCCAAAGCTCACATCAACGCCATGGCTCAGCCCGATGCTCAGGTAACGGCCACCGCCCAGTGCATGATACCACGACGGCTCGAGGATGATGCGCTGGTAATTGGCGTCTCCACCCAAATAGGAAGTGCCGGTTTCGAATGTCAGGAACACCTTATACCCCTTGCGCGGATAGAGCGGGTTATCGCGGCGGTCGAATTTTACCTGGGCAATGATCGAGCCAACCGCCGGGTTGGTCAGGCCCTCGCTTGAAACGCCCTGAAAGGTAGTGAAATCCTGCGCGCTGAGGATTTGATAATTATAGCGAAGGCTGACATCGGTCGCCTCCTGCTGAAAGTACTTATGCAACCCTACCCCCCCGCCATACTCGAGGCGCAGAAACGAGATTTCCTGGCGCCTCAATCCATTGCCGTTCGC
The sequence above is a segment of the Verrucomicrobiia bacterium genome. Coding sequences within it:
- a CDS encoding CusA/CzcA family heavy metal efflux RND transporter — its product is MSASEFPLPEGQRRSSSIINRVVASSLRQRFLVVLATLLLILTGTWSLNRLPVEAYPDLSPPMVEIITQWPGRAAEEVERLITVPIEVEMNGTPNMTVLRSISLYGLSDVILTFRNGTDNYFARQQVFERIPDLTLPAGVTPSVAPLFSPSGLIYRYVLQSPDRSPLELKTIEDWIVERQYKSVSGVADDSGLGGETMQYQVLLDPVKVAGAGLSVSQIVTALGANNDNAGGGFYSEGGQFYYVRGLGRLHTPEDIGKVVLAVHNGIPVLVKDVGQVVIGHAPRLGQFGYQDQDDAVEGVILMRTGEKTQEVLERVEAKTRDLNQNVLPKDVKIHTFYNRSDLISLTTETVERNLLRGMVLVVIVLVFFLYDFRAGLIVATTIPLALLFAFICLDLRNVSANLLSIGAVDFGILVDGAVVMVENIFRQLAARQGQTFTIMEVIADAAAEVDRPIFYAVAVIAAGFLPIYVLSGPSGKLFTPMADTMIFALIGSLIVTLTLLPVVCSWAFRKGVRERRNAAFEAVRSAYTKGLDFCLAHPWGVTLASALVLAGSLLLLPAIGAEFMPHLDEGALWIRATMPYTISFEESRKIAPQVRQILRSYPEVTVVASEHGRPDDGTDPTGFFNVEFFVGLKPYREWKGKYRTKAELIEAINDKLIAFPGIIFNYTQPAEDAVDEAETGLKSALAVKVFGTDLNTLESKGKAIKHVLEGVRGIKEITLVQELGQPSLTVNTDRARIARYGLNVADINGLIEAAIGGSAATQVVQGEKQFDLVVRLEPQFRSNLDEIGNILVSTPDGSQIPLKEFADIRVQNGASFIYREDNSRYIGVQFSVEGRDLAGAVDDARRQVQAQVPLPQGYRLDWGGEYKDYTASRRQLNVVLPLTLFVIFLLLFALYRNFKFPLITVLGVLLSAPVGGIVALWLTHTPFSVSSGIGFLALFGVSVQTAVVYISYVNELRGSGMEFRRAIRDGAILRLRPIMMTALVAALGLLPAAIATGVGTDSQRPFALVIVSGLFTRLLISIFLMPALYVIVARPLDRLEV
- a CDS encoding efflux transporter outer membrane subunit translates to MLPWPEAKGLPYTSPGQRPGKGKPDSGLQANGLPHRESHKAGHCPATTHASACSQGVSPGKISAWVPLLVLFLAGCAVGPNFKRPAAPQVSGYAPGPLGSTTGTTNMPGGAPQHFLSGSDIPAEWWRLFHSKPLDELIELSLSNNPTIKAAQAALTMAKETVLAQRGAYWPSITGSFSAARQKTSQLISPTPNSGALYFSLYTPQVSVSYVPDVFGLNRRTMESLKAQEGQARFALMATHITLSANVAAAAIQEAALRGQIDATRQLVDINSNMLQKLQDQYAKGYAARLDVVAQEAQLAQVAATLPPLLKLLAQQRDLLSALAGRFPSQSPAARFELADLHLPQDLPLSLPSQLVTQRPDVRQAEESLHAASAEVGIAIANRLPNITLSADAGTMALEAGQIFSSPEGFWTLAGGLTQPIFQGGALLHKQRAAKAAYTQAAEQYRATVLTAFQNVADTLHALLQDANSLRAAAASRDAAKASLDLARNQFEAGYSGYLPFLTAEQAYQQASILLVQAQASRYADTAALFQALGGGWWNRADLSKN
- a CDS encoding delta-60 repeat domain-containing protein, encoding MKPLLAALIRKRAAWRLNPDGTLDTTFNPSTHGFTYCMVVQPDGAILVGGDAIGSDIAQGSALVRFHPDGSLDEGFKAAIPYPGLVFSIALQANGKMIIGGHLTDVSGVSRTNLARLDPDGSLDPTFNPGVGSDSWEVDSLALQADGNVVVTGPFTTLAGQKSFDSGRLLNNEPAVQYLTFDGSTVSWTRGGSAPEVWRATFEYSPDGISWTNLGEATREPGGWEMTGLSLPATGRIRARGYTTGGYGNGSSWFVESLWPPALVISNARVSTSGQVQLEASGPSGQTVVLESSPDLKTWIPVGTNTLLSGATPLIDPQPAQSLMRFYRLHLK